One segment of Aquimarina sp. BL5 DNA contains the following:
- a CDS encoding GNAT family N-acetyltransferase, with protein MDYIIRDAVADDMPQVLSLIEELAIFEKEPDAVDVTVQDLIKDGFGAQPLFHCFVAETKDEIVGLALVYFRFSTWKGRTVHLEDLIVRESKRGTGIGMALYKRVMLYGKEKGVKRVEWNVLDWNKPAVDFYLKSGAKILEGWQVVQMDEQGLNEFVSKI; from the coding sequence ATGGATTATATAATTAGAGATGCTGTGGCCGATGATATGCCACAAGTACTATCACTTATCGAAGAATTAGCAATTTTTGAAAAAGAGCCAGATGCTGTAGATGTAACAGTTCAGGATTTAATCAAAGATGGTTTTGGAGCACAACCACTGTTTCATTGTTTTGTTGCCGAAACAAAGGATGAAATTGTAGGTTTAGCATTGGTCTATTTTAGATTTTCTACCTGGAAAGGAAGAACAGTACATCTTGAAGATCTAATTGTTAGAGAATCCAAACGGGGAACTGGAATAGGAATGGCACTATATAAAAGAGTTATGCTATATGGAAAAGAAAAAGGAGTAAAAAGAGTTGAATGGAATGTTTTAGATTGGAATAAACCAGCGGTTGATTTTTACTTAAAAAGCGGAGCTAAAATTCTGGAAGGATGGCAAGTCGTACAAATGGATGAACAGGGATTAAACGAATTCGTTTCGAAAATTTAA
- the fbp gene encoding class 1 fructose-bisphosphatase: MARKNQTLGEFIIENQKDFPYASGELSRLINSIRLAAKMVNHEVNKAGLVDITGAIGETNVQGEDQQKLDVLANETFINTLTNREIVCGIASEENDEFITIKGQKSDHRNNYVVLMDPLDGSSNIDVNVSVGTIFSIYRRVTPTGTPVTMDDFLQPGNLQVAAGYIIYGTSTMLVYTTGHGVNGFTLNPALGTYYLSHPNMTFPEDGNIYSVNEGNYIHFPQGIKDYIKYCQEEKEDRPYTSRYIGSLVSDIHRNMIKGGIYMYPSTSKSPNGKLRLLYECNPMAFIAEQAGGSASDGFRRILEIKPTELHERTPFICGSKNMVEKVESFMKVSE; encoded by the coding sequence ATGGCAAGAAAAAACCAAACCTTAGGAGAGTTTATTATTGAAAATCAAAAGGATTTCCCATATGCCAGTGGAGAACTTTCTCGATTAATCAATTCAATTCGTTTGGCAGCAAAAATGGTAAATCACGAAGTGAACAAGGCTGGTTTGGTTGATATTACAGGAGCGATTGGCGAAACTAATGTACAGGGAGAAGACCAGCAAAAACTAGATGTTCTTGCTAATGAAACCTTTATTAATACACTTACTAATCGAGAAATTGTTTGTGGAATAGCTTCTGAAGAAAATGACGAATTCATTACCATAAAAGGTCAAAAAAGTGACCATAGAAACAATTACGTTGTTCTTATGGACCCATTAGATGGTAGTTCTAATATCGATGTTAATGTTTCGGTTGGGACGATCTTTTCGATTTACCGAAGAGTAACTCCGACAGGAACCCCTGTTACTATGGATGACTTCCTACAGCCTGGTAATTTACAGGTAGCTGCGGGTTATATTATTTATGGAACTTCGACAATGCTAGTTTACACTACAGGACATGGCGTTAATGGTTTTACGTTAAACCCCGCTTTAGGAACCTATTATTTATCACATCCTAATATGACATTTCCCGAAGATGGTAACATTTATTCTGTAAATGAGGGTAATTACATTCATTTCCCACAAGGGATCAAAGACTACATAAAATACTGCCAAGAAGAAAAAGAAGATCGACCATATACTTCTAGATATATTGGGTCTTTAGTAAGTGATATACACCGTAATATGATTAAAGGTGGAATTTATATGTATCCAAGTACGTCTAAATCTCCTAATGGAAAACTTCGTTTATTATATGAATGTAATCCTATGGCTTTTATCGCAGAACAAGCAGGAGGATCAGCCAGTGATGGATTCAGAAGAATTTTAGAGATCAAACCAACGGAATTACATGAGCGTACTCCGTTTATTTGTGGTAGTAAAAATATGGTAGAAAAAGTAGAATCGTTTATGAAAGTATCGGAATAA
- a CDS encoding fructose 1,6-bisphosphatase yields MAKENKAVEEKVVNDPSSKIEAIKNLIFGENIAAYNSEFDAVKKDISSKKKELEDFIEDTRKELNLAIDNLSTDINIRITELEDNLADKVEMLDDKKVDRKTLGDLLIAMGEKINKK; encoded by the coding sequence ATGGCGAAAGAAAATAAGGCTGTTGAAGAAAAAGTAGTAAACGACCCATCTTCAAAAATAGAAGCAATAAAAAACCTAATCTTCGGAGAGAATATTGCCGCTTACAATTCTGAGTTTGATGCAGTAAAAAAAGATATTTCTTCTAAAAAAAAGGAGCTTGAAGATTTCATCGAAGATACTCGTAAAGAATTAAATCTAGCAATAGACAACCTCAGTACTGATATTAATATTAGAATCACAGAATTGGAAGACAATCTTGCAGATAAGGTAGAAATGCTGGATGATAAAAAAGTGGATAGAAAAACATTAGGTGATCTCCTAATCGCAATGGGCGAGAAAATCAACAAGAAGTAA
- a CDS encoding cell envelope biogenesis protein OmpA, translated as MEEQDKLKILKELLLTEEKEYADSIAKKVDELSKIVHQKQELSHKVDPIIDDKLEQFVQEIPKTLGPTITEALKEEIKNSQDAVVEALFPIIGKMIKKYIAHEMKLLSENINRKTRQAFSFKNWFKRTKARAQGISSGDLVITDYAKPRLIQMFVIEKDSGLLIADYSPLSENTVDKDMVAGMLTAIKSFVEDAFQGGNQNLETIEYELYTIHVQNFYSYYIAAVISGAYNMMFKEVLEDQIINFAQHNISKRDLENSELFTKKLKKHFEDEIV; from the coding sequence ATGGAAGAGCAGGATAAACTTAAGATTCTTAAAGAACTTCTTCTTACTGAAGAGAAGGAGTATGCAGATTCCATTGCAAAAAAAGTCGACGAACTAAGTAAAATAGTTCATCAAAAACAAGAGCTTTCTCATAAGGTTGATCCTATTATAGATGATAAATTAGAACAATTTGTTCAGGAAATTCCTAAAACTCTGGGGCCAACTATTACAGAAGCCTTAAAAGAAGAAATCAAAAATTCACAAGATGCTGTTGTCGAAGCGTTGTTTCCTATTATCGGTAAGATGATAAAGAAATATATCGCTCACGAGATGAAATTATTGAGTGAAAATATTAATAGAAAGACCAGGCAAGCATTTTCTTTTAAAAATTGGTTCAAGAGAACCAAAGCCAGAGCACAAGGAATTAGTAGTGGTGACTTAGTCATCACAGATTATGCAAAACCAAGGTTGATCCAAATGTTCGTCATCGAAAAAGACTCTGGGTTATTGATAGCAGACTACAGCCCATTATCCGAAAACACTGTGGATAAGGATATGGTAGCTGGAATGCTAACTGCAATTAAAAGCTTTGTAGAAGATGCTTTTCAGGGAGGAAATCAAAACCTCGAAACAATCGAATACGAGTTATATACTATACACGTACAAAATTTTTATTCTTATTATATTGCCGCTGTTATTTCTGGTGCATATAATATGATGTTTAAAGAGGTATTAGAAGATCAAATTATTAATTTTGCTCAACATAATATTTCAAAAAGAGATTTAGAAAATAGTGAGCTTTTCACTAAAAAATTAAAAAAACATTTTGAAGATGAAATTGTCTAA
- a CDS encoding Rab family GTPase gives MKLSKKVVLLGHFGVGKTSLFRRFIDNEFSEDYKVTLGVQIKKKVIEMPDGRELSMIIWDTEGHSDIEDTRKSYLLGSNAFIYVFDLTRIDTYKDLNKDLAYLTKNHPKVKIKVIGNKLDLVNEKETITKFKELNIVVDCLTSAKTNKNVQDFFLDLAKEITA, from the coding sequence ATGAAATTGTCTAAAAAAGTAGTGCTTTTAGGACACTTTGGTGTTGGGAAAACGTCTTTATTCAGACGCTTTATCGACAACGAATTTTCTGAAGATTATAAAGTAACACTTGGTGTTCAGATAAAAAAGAAAGTAATCGAAATGCCCGATGGACGTGAACTATCCATGATTATCTGGGATACCGAAGGTCACTCAGATATAGAAGATACAAGAAAATCTTATCTATTAGGATCCAATGCTTTTATTTATGTATTTGATCTAACCAGAATCGACACTTATAAAGATCTTAATAAGGATTTAGCATATCTAACTAAGAATCATCCGAAAGTAAAGATTAAGGTTATAGGTAATAAATTAGATTTAGTGAATGAAAAGGAAACTATAACAAAGTTTAAAGAACTAAACATTGTTGTTGATTGTTTAACCAGTGCGAAAACTAATAAAAACGTGCAGGATTTCTTCTTAGATCTTGCCAAGGAAATAACTGCCTAG
- a CDS encoding ATP-binding protein gives MTYQEERLLFNQKTQCTVVYHDGKIKETDANVFQWKVGTSIYDAHPFFEILKSFIEVLEKEETTYNFPCIHLEDGKIEKICDITIKINTQEVVILLFDYSSKYHELNKIAQQKNESILKSKKLELKNEYLLEKEKFKNSFISNINHEIRTPLTGILGFIEVLEKTNLNFEQEELARIIKRQSLHLNALIEDMVDIAKIESGKIKIVEERFLFVNLVEGFKETYAKLAEDKGIQFETYIDHNIQEYLIGDRTRVFQILNNILNNAFKFTEEGKVSLSVTKNYQRTNKLSISFKIEDTGLGIQAENLENIFERFTRFNEDKQISGTGLGLAIVKDLVDLLSGEIKVTSKPEHGTTFDIKLPFKFEITKSSPEKKKKKYSLPESKKKFRVLLVEDEEATQFLIMKILITHGSFFVDVAINGEEAISYLERRNYDLVLMDLKLSKVDGYQATHMIRNNYGDKVISEVPIIGFTAKSTQIERDKCLKSGMDDFIAKPFEQEDLIYKIVKQIAKKAAS, from the coding sequence ATGACATATCAAGAAGAAAGGTTGCTATTTAATCAAAAAACACAATGTACTGTAGTCTATCACGATGGAAAAATCAAGGAAACCGATGCCAATGTATTCCAATGGAAAGTAGGAACTTCTATCTATGATGCACATCCTTTTTTTGAAATATTAAAAAGCTTTATTGAAGTATTAGAAAAAGAGGAGACTACTTATAATTTTCCTTGTATTCATCTAGAAGATGGTAAAATTGAAAAAATTTGTGATATAACAATAAAGATAAACACTCAGGAGGTTGTCATTCTTCTATTCGATTATTCTTCAAAATATCACGAACTTAATAAGATAGCCCAACAGAAAAACGAATCTATTCTTAAGAGTAAGAAATTAGAACTTAAGAATGAATATCTTCTTGAAAAAGAGAAATTTAAAAATAGTTTTATTTCCAATATAAATCATGAAATTAGAACACCATTAACCGGAATTTTAGGATTTATAGAAGTATTAGAAAAAACAAACTTAAATTTTGAGCAAGAAGAATTAGCTAGGATCATAAAGAGGCAAAGTTTACATCTTAATGCCTTGATTGAGGACATGGTGGATATTGCTAAGATTGAATCCGGTAAAATTAAGATTGTCGAAGAACGATTTCTATTTGTGAATCTTGTAGAGGGTTTTAAAGAAACTTATGCTAAGCTAGCCGAAGATAAAGGAATACAATTCGAAACCTACATTGATCACAACATCCAAGAATATCTTATCGGAGATAGAACACGTGTGTTTCAGATTTTAAACAACATTCTTAATAATGCTTTTAAGTTCACTGAAGAAGGCAAAGTAAGTCTTTCGGTAACTAAAAATTATCAACGCACCAATAAATTAAGCATTAGTTTTAAGATTGAAGATACTGGATTAGGAATACAGGCAGAAAACTTAGAGAATATTTTTGAAAGATTTACACGCTTTAATGAGGACAAACAAATTTCAGGCACAGGATTAGGATTAGCAATTGTAAAGGATCTGGTAGATCTACTAAGTGGAGAAATTAAAGTAACGAGTAAACCGGAACACGGAACCACTTTCGACATCAAACTACCTTTTAAGTTTGAAATTACGAAATCATCTCCCGAAAAGAAAAAGAAAAAATATAGTCTCCCGGAATCCAAAAAGAAATTCAGAGTACTACTAGTAGAAGATGAAGAAGCCACTCAGTTTTTAATTATGAAAATTTTGATCACTCACGGAAGTTTCTTTGTCGATGTAGCTATTAATGGAGAAGAAGCTATCAGCTATCTGGAAAGAAGAAATTATGATCTAGTCTTGATGGATTTAAAATTATCCAAGGTTGATGGATATCAGGCAACCCATATGATAAGAAACAACTATGGAGACAAAGTAATTTCTGAAGTACCTATCATTGGTTTTACGGCAAAATCTACTCAAATAGAAAGAGACAAATGTCTTAAATCCGGAATGGATGACTTTATTGCCAAACCGTTTGAACAAGAAGATTTAATTTACAAAATAGTTAAACAAATAGCTAAAAAAGCCGCTTCATAA
- a CDS encoding TerB family tellurite resistance protein gives MSISDLFDSGFQKRNQDHFAAIVRVAMSDGIITDEERAFLDRLARNLNISENDYKEILKDYASRPINPPTSYDARLERLFDLARMVYADNIKGDDQVLLLEKLCIGLGFRPDNAKYVVDKALSLVDKEVDVDTFADEIKNMNR, from the coding sequence ATGTCTATATCTGATTTATTTGATAGTGGTTTTCAAAAACGAAATCAAGATCATTTTGCTGCGATCGTTAGAGTGGCTATGAGTGATGGAATAATAACGGATGAAGAAAGGGCTTTCTTAGATCGATTAGCTCGAAATCTTAATATTTCTGAGAATGATTATAAGGAAATATTAAAAGATTACGCTTCTCGTCCTATCAACCCTCCAACAAGTTACGATGCAAGACTAGAAAGACTTTTTGATTTGGCTAGAATGGTATATGCGGATAATATAAAAGGAGATGATCAAGTTTTATTATTAGAAAAGTTATGTATAGGACTAGGTTTTAGACCAGATAATGCTAAGTATGTTGTAGATAAAGCACTTTCTTTAGTAGACAAAGAAGTAGACGTAGATACTTTTGCAGATGAAATTAAAAATATGAACCGATAA
- a CDS encoding ligase-associated DNA damage response exonuclease, which produces MSKPPLLQFTEKGIYCAQAKVYIDPWKPVDKAIITHGHADHSRWGHKQYITHHTNIPIIKHRLGDIKVSGKEYGEAFLINNVTFSFHPAGHIIGSSQIRVEHKGEIWVFTGDYKIEDDGISAPYEPVTCHTFITECTFGLPAFKWTPQEEVFKNINQWWAENKVDGKTSILFGYSLGKAQRLLKYLNPEIGKIYTHGAIENMTNVIRPMMDFPETTLITKETKKEDLLGNIVIAPPSTHGSTWIRKMVPYVTASASGWMTFRGARRRRAIDKGFVLSDHCDWDGLLTAVKETGATKIISTHGYTEIFSKYLRELGYDARTEKTQYEGELTEMESKKESEVIE; this is translated from the coding sequence ATGAGTAAACCTCCCTTACTTCAATTTACTGAAAAAGGAATCTACTGTGCACAAGCCAAAGTGTATATTGATCCTTGGAAACCTGTAGACAAAGCTATCATCACTCACGGACACGCAGATCATAGTAGATGGGGACATAAACAGTATATCACGCATCACACCAATATCCCAATCATAAAGCATCGATTAGGAGATATTAAAGTTAGCGGAAAAGAATATGGAGAGGCATTCTTAATAAATAATGTAACGTTTAGTTTCCATCCTGCTGGGCATATCATTGGGAGCTCACAAATTAGAGTTGAGCATAAAGGAGAAATATGGGTCTTTACGGGAGATTACAAAATTGAAGATGACGGTATTTCTGCTCCATATGAACCAGTAACGTGTCATACATTCATCACTGAATGTACTTTTGGATTACCTGCATTCAAATGGACTCCTCAAGAAGAAGTTTTTAAAAATATTAATCAATGGTGGGCAGAAAACAAGGTGGACGGAAAAACATCTATCCTATTTGGGTATTCTCTAGGAAAAGCGCAACGGCTTTTAAAATATTTAAATCCTGAAATCGGTAAGATTTATACACACGGCGCTATAGAGAATATGACTAATGTTATAAGACCTATGATGGATTTTCCAGAAACTACCTTAATCACAAAAGAGACTAAAAAAGAAGATCTTTTAGGAAATATAGTGATAGCTCCACCAAGCACTCATGGTAGTACTTGGATAAGAAAAATGGTGCCTTATGTAACTGCTTCTGCCAGTGGATGGATGACTTTTAGAGGAGCACGAAGAAGAAGAGCTATTGATAAAGGATTCGTGCTTTCGGATCATTGTGATTGGGATGGATTATTAACTGCTGTCAAAGAAACTGGTGCTACTAAAATTATAAGCACGCACGGATATACAGAAATATTCTCCAAATATCTTCGAGAACTTGGATACGATGCTCGTACAGAAAAAACTCAGTACGAAGGAGAACTAACTGAAATGGAATCTAAAAAAGAAAGTGAGGTTATCGAATGA
- a CDS encoding ATP-dependent DNA ligase: MKLFADLIKTLDSTNKTNVKVNALASYFTQAPEKDKVWTIAILSHRRPPRPVNTTLLRTWASELANIPLWLFEESYHIVGDLAETIALVIPASKESSIKTLTQFLEEMIALKKQSEEEKKTYLLKNWEVLNYYERFVFTKLITGGFRIGVSQKLMTRALSKATKIDEDILAYKLMGNWDPNTISFQDLVLEEKESDFLSKPYPFYLAYAVENNASDLGNVEDWYAEHKWDGIRAQVIIRNNELFVWSRGEELVTDKYPEFQKFLGVIPNGTVLDGEILPYPNGEIGTFNDLQTRIGRKIVSKALLEKTPVILKAYDMLESQGNDIRNLPFSKRRDLLEKLFQETSHSRLDPESIIPLHLSEKMTFNSWSAVASERNRSREVRSEGLMLKRKESPYLVGRKKGDWWKWKVDPLTIDAVLTYAMRGHGRRSNLFTDYTFGLWNDNKTELVTFAKAYSGLTDAEFKEVDKFIKANTLERFGPVRSVTPELVFEIAFEGIALSKRHKSGIATRFPRILRWRQDKKIDEANTLEDLKVLIPNTIKESP, from the coding sequence ATGAAGTTATTTGCAGACCTCATTAAAACTTTGGATAGCACCAATAAAACCAATGTAAAGGTAAATGCGTTGGCTTCTTATTTTACGCAAGCACCCGAAAAAGATAAAGTATGGACTATTGCTATTCTTTCTCATCGTAGACCACCAAGACCTGTAAATACAACATTGCTCAGAACTTGGGCTTCAGAATTAGCAAACATCCCACTTTGGTTATTTGAAGAGTCTTACCATATTGTTGGTGATCTTGCTGAAACTATTGCTTTGGTAATTCCAGCATCAAAAGAAAGCTCTATAAAGACACTTACACAATTTCTAGAAGAGATGATAGCCCTTAAGAAGCAATCAGAAGAAGAAAAAAAGACATATTTACTAAAAAACTGGGAAGTATTAAATTACTATGAGCGTTTTGTATTCACTAAACTAATTACTGGTGGTTTTCGAATTGGAGTCAGTCAAAAATTAATGACACGAGCTTTATCTAAAGCTACAAAAATTGATGAAGATATTTTAGCCTATAAACTCATGGGAAACTGGGATCCAAATACCATTTCGTTTCAGGATCTGGTGTTAGAAGAAAAAGAATCCGACTTCCTTTCGAAACCTTATCCTTTTTATTTGGCTTATGCTGTGGAAAATAATGCTTCAGATTTAGGAAATGTTGAAGACTGGTATGCAGAACATAAGTGGGATGGAATTAGAGCACAAGTTATCATAAGAAATAATGAACTTTTTGTTTGGAGTCGTGGTGAAGAATTGGTAACCGACAAATATCCGGAATTTCAAAAATTTTTAGGCGTTATACCTAATGGCACTGTACTAGATGGAGAAATTCTTCCATATCCAAATGGAGAAATCGGGACCTTTAATGATTTACAAACCAGAATAGGAAGAAAAATAGTTTCTAAAGCTTTACTCGAAAAAACTCCTGTAATTTTAAAAGCCTATGATATGCTAGAATCGCAGGGAAATGATATTAGAAATCTACCCTTTTCTAAACGCCGTGATCTATTGGAAAAATTATTTCAAGAGACCAGTCATTCTCGACTAGATCCAGAATCCATAATACCACTTCACCTTTCTGAAAAAATGACTTTTAACTCTTGGTCAGCAGTTGCTAGTGAGCGTAATCGATCTAGAGAAGTACGATCTGAAGGATTAATGCTAAAAAGAAAGGAATCTCCTTATTTAGTAGGTCGTAAAAAAGGAGATTGGTGGAAATGGAAGGTAGATCCATTAACCATAGATGCAGTATTAACCTATGCCATGCGAGGGCATGGTCGAAGATCTAATCTATTTACGGATTACACTTTTGGGCTCTGGAACGATAATAAAACAGAATTAGTCACTTTTGCAAAAGCATATTCCGGTCTTACCGATGCCGAGTTTAAAGAGGTTGATAAATTTATAAAGGCAAATACACTAGAACGTTTTGGCCCAGTTAGAAGTGTAACTCCAGAATTGGTATTTGAAATTGCTTTTGAAGGAATTGCCTTATCTAAAAGGCACAAAAGTGGAATCGCGACTCGATTTCCCCGTATTTTAAGGTGGAGACAAGACAAAAAAATTGACGAAGCTAATACATTAGAGGATCTGAAAGTACTAATTCCGAACACTATAAAGGAATCACCATGA
- a CDS encoding ligase-associated DNA damage response DEXH box helicase, with translation MTQKELFNIAESWFQQQQWKSFPFQKQSWKAFLQGKHGLLNAPTGSGKTYSLWVPIVLNYIKHNPDYQTKHKKGLKAIWITPLRALSQEIKQATERFADDLGTQLTVGIRTGDTSQKERAAQKRSMPDLLITTPESLQLLLASKGYDKTFKDCSAIIIDEWHELLGTKRGIQIELALSRLKTVSRDLRIWGISATIGNLEQAREVLLGYQSDALQNSVLIKATIKKKIKVKSIIPKEMETFPWRGHLGIHLLDEVIPIIKRSKTTLLFTNTRSQCEIWFQKILQKYPEFAGEMAMHHGSINKETRLWVEQAIRNESLKAVVCTSSLDLGVDFAPVETIIQIGGPKGVARFLQRAGRSGHQPGKTSVIYFLPTHAIELIEASALQQAVKHNTVEDRIPYLNSFDVLVQYLTTLAVSDGFYPNKIYHEIKSTFCYQAISEDDWRWILNFITIGSQSLQSYDEYKKVEILEDGLFKVNNRGIAMRHRLQIGTIVSDAVLTVKYLKGGYIGSIEEWFISKLKPGDVFTFAGRNLELVRIKEMKVLVRKSSKKTSKVPSWMGGRLTLTSQMSELLRNELYKVSSTTDEKKSTELKALSHIFKKQKEESIIPGSNEFLIETFKTREGYHAIFYPFEGRFVHEALGSLLAYRISLLSPISFSIAFNDYGFELLSNQEIDMQQVIDNNLFTSDHMHSDLQKSLNATEMARRKFRDIAVISGMVFTGYPDKMLKSKHLQSSSQLLFNVFRDYEPENLLYQQAFIETFEHQLEEGRLQKALERIENQSIIWKSCKKATPFSFPIITDRLREKLSSEKLEDRIKKMVALLSKK, from the coding sequence ATGACCCAAAAAGAACTCTTCAATATTGCAGAATCTTGGTTCCAACAACAACAATGGAAATCTTTCCCTTTTCAAAAGCAAAGCTGGAAAGCATTCTTACAAGGAAAGCACGGGTTACTAAATGCCCCAACCGGAAGTGGAAAAACCTATTCTTTATGGGTTCCTATTGTTCTAAACTACATAAAACATAACCCTGATTATCAAACGAAACACAAAAAAGGATTAAAAGCAATATGGATTACACCTTTACGAGCACTTTCGCAAGAAATTAAACAAGCTACAGAAAGGTTTGCGGATGATTTAGGCACACAACTTACTGTCGGAATAAGAACTGGGGATACATCCCAAAAAGAAAGAGCTGCGCAAAAACGATCCATGCCAGATTTACTCATTACCACACCCGAGAGTTTACAATTACTTTTAGCATCAAAGGGATATGACAAAACCTTTAAAGATTGTTCTGCTATTATTATTGATGAGTGGCACGAATTATTAGGAACAAAAAGAGGTATACAGATAGAATTAGCACTATCAAGATTAAAAACAGTTTCGAGAGATCTTCGAATTTGGGGGATTTCAGCAACTATTGGAAATCTAGAACAAGCTCGTGAAGTTTTACTTGGGTATCAATCAGATGCTTTGCAAAACTCAGTATTGATCAAAGCTACTATTAAAAAGAAGATTAAAGTAAAAAGTATCATTCCTAAAGAAATGGAAACCTTTCCTTGGCGCGGACATCTGGGCATTCATTTATTGGACGAGGTTATACCTATTATAAAGAGAAGTAAAACAACGTTACTTTTTACCAATACCAGAAGTCAATGCGAAATTTGGTTTCAGAAAATATTGCAAAAATATCCAGAGTTTGCAGGAGAAATGGCCATGCATCACGGCAGTATCAATAAAGAAACAAGACTGTGGGTAGAACAGGCTATCCGTAATGAATCATTAAAAGCTGTAGTATGTACATCAAGTCTAGATCTAGGTGTAGATTTTGCTCCTGTAGAAACCATTATTCAGATTGGAGGTCCTAAAGGAGTCGCTCGGTTTTTACAACGTGCGGGTCGCAGTGGACATCAACCTGGTAAAACCAGTGTTATTTATTTTTTACCGACACACGCGATAGAGTTGATAGAAGCATCTGCTTTACAACAAGCAGTAAAACATAATACAGTAGAAGATCGTATTCCCTATTTAAATAGCTTTGATGTACTAGTTCAATATCTTACTACATTGGCAGTTTCCGATGGATTTTACCCTAATAAAATTTATCATGAAATTAAAAGCACATTCTGCTATCAAGCGATTTCTGAAGATGATTGGAGGTGGATCCTCAATTTTATAACCATTGGTAGTCAAAGCCTCCAAAGCTATGATGAGTATAAGAAAGTAGAAATTCTAGAAGATGGATTATTCAAAGTAAATAATAGAGGAATTGCAATGCGCCATCGGCTACAGATCGGAACCATTGTTAGTGATGCGGTTTTGACGGTTAAATATCTAAAAGGAGGCTATATCGGCAGTATCGAAGAATGGTTTATTTCAAAATTAAAACCTGGAGATGTTTTTACCTTTGCAGGAAGAAACCTGGAACTTGTACGAATAAAGGAGATGAAGGTTTTAGTACGTAAATCTTCAAAAAAAACTTCTAAAGTTCCGAGCTGGATGGGCGGTAGATTGACACTAACATCCCAAATGTCTGAATTATTGCGTAATGAATTATACAAAGTTTCCTCTACTACTGACGAAAAAAAATCTACTGAACTAAAGGCACTTTCGCATATATTTAAAAAACAGAAAGAAGAAAGTATTATTCCAGGATCCAATGAGTTTTTGATAGAAACGTTCAAAACACGAGAAGGATATCATGCGATTTTTTACCCTTTTGAAGGTCGATTTGTACATGAAGCATTAGGAAGTTTGTTAGCTTACAGGATAAGCCTTTTATCACCAATTTCATTCTCCATAGCATTTAATGACTATGGTTTTGAGCTATTATCTAATCAGGAAATTGATATGCAACAAGTAATCGACAATAATCTCTTTACTTCGGATCATATGCATAGTGATCTTCAAAAAAGTTTGAATGCAACAGAAATGGCTAGACGTAAATTTAGAGATATTGCAGTCATATCCGGAATGGTTTTTACAGGATATCCAGATAAAATGCTAAAAAGCAAACATCTGCAATCCAGTTCACAATTGTTATTCAACGTATTTAGAGATTACGAACCTGAAAACCTCTTATATCAACAAGCCTTTATTGAGACTTTTGAACATCAATTAGAAGAAGGAAGATTACAAAAAGCCTTAGAAAGAATAGAAAATCAATCTATTATTTGGAAATCCTGTAAAAAAGCAACTCCTTTTTCATTTCCAATTATTACAGATAGACTACGAGAAAAATTATCAAGCGAAAAACTAGAAGATCGTATTAAAAAGATGGTAGCTTTGTTATCTAAAAAATAG